A genomic region of Leptolyngbya sp. NIES-2104 contains the following coding sequences:
- a CDS encoding polysaccharide biosynthesis/export family protein gives MDLNSAVRKVQPNPLMLATLLGLMATATPVMAQNAGSRPPAQQSAPSVRVDEGYLLGSGDRVRIDIFGVPEYTGEYQVMADGSINLPLAGGVAVQGLTLRQASDTISRRYSEYLTRPVITVTLLAARPIQVAVSGEVARPGTYTTPLGDTGVPTLSRMVQMAGGIKQSADLKQVEIIRRRPGGGGTQNFKVDLSRLLTGGDLSQDVQLRDGDTVVVPAATTLNATLGAELSNSSLGASFDRAISVIVAGEVNRPGPQTVRGETISQPDPSATPAAPGAAPVTTVTQRLRAPTVTRALQQAGGITQRADIRDIEIRRTVSNGNEQVIKVNLMSLLREGDAKQDLILQEGDRVIVPMATASVTPEDAAIMGRGVISPELITVNVVGQVERPGAVQVAPYTTMNQAILAAGGFARGAKRNQVEFIRLQPNGTVDRRSVDIDFARGIDQAKNPPLQAGDTIVIRKTGFQSFTEGIGGVLGPALGIFGIFR, from the coding sequence ATGGATTTGAATTCAGCAGTTAGAAAGGTTCAGCCTAACCCGCTGATGCTGGCAACACTACTCGGATTGATGGCAACCGCGACTCCTGTGATGGCGCAAAATGCCGGAAGTCGCCCCCCTGCCCAACAATCCGCGCCTTCTGTGCGAGTCGATGAAGGCTATTTACTCGGCTCTGGCGATCGTGTCCGCATCGATATTTTTGGAGTACCAGAGTACACCGGTGAATATCAAGTGATGGCGGATGGTTCGATTAACTTGCCATTGGCTGGAGGAGTCGCCGTCCAAGGACTCACATTACGGCAGGCTTCGGATACGATTTCTCGCCGCTACAGTGAATATTTAACTCGTCCTGTAATCACCGTGACGCTTTTGGCGGCTCGTCCGATTCAGGTCGCAGTCTCTGGAGAAGTGGCACGTCCTGGAACTTATACAACCCCGCTAGGCGACACTGGAGTTCCAACGCTGAGCCGCATGGTGCAAATGGCAGGCGGCATCAAGCAGTCCGCAGACCTTAAACAAGTCGAAATCATTCGTCGTCGTCCAGGCGGCGGTGGGACGCAAAACTTCAAAGTCGATCTCAGCCGCTTGCTGACGGGTGGAGATCTCTCGCAAGATGTCCAACTGCGAGACGGCGACACTGTTGTGGTTCCGGCTGCAACGACCTTGAATGCAACACTCGGCGCTGAACTGTCGAACTCCAGTTTAGGCGCGAGTTTCGATCGAGCAATCAGCGTGATCGTGGCAGGCGAAGTCAACCGTCCCGGACCTCAAACCGTTCGCGGTGAGACTATTTCTCAACCCGATCCGAGCGCAACGCCCGCCGCTCCCGGAGCCGCTCCGGTCACCACCGTGACTCAACGCCTGAGAGCACCCACGGTCACACGGGCACTTCAGCAAGCAGGCGGCATCACGCAACGTGCGGACATTCGCGATATCGAAATTCGCCGAACCGTCTCGAACGGCAATGAGCAAGTGATTAAAGTCAACTTGATGAGCTTGTTGCGGGAAGGTGACGCGAAACAAGACCTCATCTTACAAGAAGGCGATCGCGTGATCGTGCCGATGGCAACCGCAAGCGTGACTCCAGAAGATGCCGCGATTATGGGTCGGGGTGTAATTTCACCCGAACTGATCACCGTTAACGTGGTTGGTCAGGTGGAACGACCCGGAGCCGTACAGGTCGCGCCTTACACCACCATGAACCAAGCTATCTTGGCAGCAGGTGGATTTGCGCGAGGTGCAAAACGCAATCAGGTCGAATTCATTCGACTCCAGCCCAATGGAACCGTCGATCGTCGAAGTGTCGATATCGATTTCGCACGCGGCATTGATCAAGCGAAAAATCCTCCGCTGCAAGCAGGCGATACGATCGTGATTCGGAAGACTGGCTTCCAGAGCTTTACTGAAGGCATTGGAGGTGTCTTAGGTCCTGCCCTTGGCATCTTCGGAATTTTCCGTTAA
- a CDS encoding DUF192 domain-containing protein yields MKCQILCLSLGVLLLGCSGLEAKPSPSESPAPITTPSAMGQVLPLTASFKAGDQVIKLEVAKTPDEQATGLMFRTSLADDRGMLFPFNPPRPTQFWMRNTLIPLDMLFLRKGEVRFIAANVPPCKADPCPTYGSATEDIDQVIELRGGRAAELGLKVGDRITIQQIRN; encoded by the coding sequence ATGAAGTGTCAAATTCTGTGTTTAAGCTTGGGAGTCTTGCTACTCGGTTGTTCTGGACTTGAAGCCAAACCCTCCCCGTCTGAATCTCCAGCCCCGATTACGACTCCTTCTGCAATGGGACAAGTTCTACCGCTGACCGCATCGTTTAAGGCTGGCGATCAAGTGATCAAGCTAGAAGTTGCGAAAACGCCCGATGAACAGGCGACAGGCTTAATGTTTCGGACGAGTTTGGCAGACGATCGCGGAATGCTTTTTCCGTTTAATCCGCCGCGTCCCACTCAGTTTTGGATGAGAAACACCCTGATTCCGCTCGATATGCTGTTTCTGCGAAAAGGTGAGGTTCGATTCATCGCGGCAAATGTGCCACCTTGTAAAGCTGATCCTTGCCCCACTTATGGATCTGCGACTGAAGACATCGATCAGGTGATTGAACTTCGGGGAGGCAGAGCCGCAGAACTGGGATTAAAGGTCGGCGATCGCATTACGATTCAGCAAATTCGCAACTAG
- a CDS encoding glycosyltransferase — MKLLFLDQTGKSGGAELCLLDIAAAYRESCLVGLFEDGDFRQRLEQRKIPVQVLAQKAIAVRKSSGAIAGLLSLSQLIPLINRVAVLSRQYDAIYANTQKALVVGAIASSISRCPLVYHLHDILSPDHFSNTNRRLAVLMANRAKLVIANSQASRDAFIKAGGNSKLVEVVYNGFDLEPYENEIDTTELRSSLTLENRFIVGHFSRLSPWKGQHVLLKALQYCDPTVCAIFVGDALFGEQEYVQQLKQQVDRLNLHDRVKFLGFRDDVIPLMKLCDVVAHTSTAAEPFGRVIVESMLCGKPTIAAKAGAAIELIDPEVTGWLTTPNDPKELANAIELCRQLHTEVSKVAMTAQQRAREKFHLAKTNAQIQQHLQKRLAESF, encoded by the coding sequence GTGAAGCTTCTATTTCTAGATCAAACGGGTAAATCTGGTGGTGCTGAACTTTGCCTGCTTGATATTGCCGCAGCTTACCGAGAGTCTTGTTTGGTTGGCTTGTTTGAAGATGGGGATTTTCGGCAGCGTTTAGAGCAGCGAAAGATTCCGGTTCAGGTTTTGGCGCAAAAAGCGATCGCAGTTCGGAAATCGAGCGGCGCGATCGCTGGCTTACTCAGTCTCAGCCAGTTGATTCCTTTAATTAATCGCGTCGCTGTCCTGAGTCGTCAGTACGACGCAATTTATGCCAATACTCAAAAAGCCTTGGTGGTTGGCGCGATCGCAAGTTCGATTTCTCGCTGTCCGCTCGTTTATCATTTGCACGATATTCTTTCTCCCGACCACTTCAGCAACACGAATCGCCGATTAGCCGTTCTAATGGCTAATCGAGCGAAGTTAGTGATTGCGAATTCTCAGGCGAGTCGAGATGCCTTTATTAAAGCAGGCGGAAATTCAAAATTGGTTGAAGTGGTCTACAACGGATTTGATCTTGAACCGTATGAGAACGAGATTGATACAACAGAATTGCGATCGTCTCTCACTCTGGAAAACCGCTTCATCGTTGGACACTTCAGCCGTCTATCGCCCTGGAAAGGACAGCACGTTTTACTCAAAGCTCTACAGTATTGCGATCCTACGGTTTGTGCGATCTTCGTGGGCGATGCTTTGTTCGGAGAGCAAGAATACGTTCAGCAATTAAAACAACAGGTCGATCGATTAAATCTGCACGATCGCGTTAAATTTCTCGGCTTCCGTGATGATGTCATTCCGTTAATGAAACTGTGTGATGTCGTCGCTCATACTTCTACTGCCGCTGAACCGTTTGGAAGAGTGATTGTAGAATCGATGCTTTGTGGAAAACCAACGATCGCCGCAAAAGCTGGAGCCGCGATCGAGTTAATCGATCCAGAAGTGACCGGATGGCTCACGACCCCGAACGATCCGAAAGAATTAGCAAATGCGATCGAACTGTGCCGCCAATTACATACCGAAGTATCTAAAGTTGCGATGACTGCCCAACAGCGAGCACGCGAAAAGTTTCATCTAGCTAAAACAAATGCTCAAATTCAACAGCATTTACAGAAACGGTTGGCTGAGTCGTTCTAA
- a CDS encoding glycosyltransferase: MTAHQSRPKPLISIFLPTLAGGGAERAMLYLAIGLAERGWRVDLVLAEARGEYLDHIPLEIRLIDLRATFPIVVTKTIALRRYLEKEQPAILFSALDILSSAYWARPATVSTQIVMCVQTYLSEQFKNHQGRTFGKARSRMVRWLYPKCDAIVAASIGTAEDVAGLTRLPVDRIQVIYNPVVTQEVFQKSEISIDHPWFNSGEPPVILGIGRLVSQKDFPTLITAFAKVRENRPARLMILGEGDDRAALEALIQKFGLESDVALPGFTENPYAYLSKASLFALSSRFEGFGNVVAEALACGAPVVSTDCPSGPAEILDHGKYGRLIPVADPATMAIAILEMLDSPVDRAALKRRSLEFERDRIVDQYVDLIERLLVER; the protein is encoded by the coding sequence ATGACCGCTCATCAGTCTAGACCCAAGCCGTTAATTAGCATTTTTCTGCCTACTCTTGCAGGTGGTGGAGCCGAACGCGCCATGCTGTATTTAGCGATCGGACTTGCAGAGCGGGGTTGGCGGGTTGATCTAGTTCTTGCTGAGGCAAGAGGAGAATATCTCGATCATATTCCGCTCGAAATTCGGTTAATTGATTTACGGGCGACTTTTCCGATCGTGGTGACGAAAACGATCGCACTTCGTCGGTACCTAGAAAAAGAACAGCCCGCGATCTTGTTCTCCGCGTTAGACATTCTGAGTTCTGCATATTGGGCACGACCCGCAACGGTTTCCACTCAAATTGTGATGTGTGTCCAGACTTATCTATCTGAGCAATTTAAGAATCACCAGGGACGGACTTTTGGCAAGGCGCGATCGCGAATGGTGCGCTGGCTGTATCCCAAATGTGACGCAATTGTGGCAGCTTCGATCGGAACAGCGGAAGATGTGGCAGGATTAACTCGGCTCCCGGTCGATCGCATTCAAGTCATTTACAATCCGGTGGTCACACAGGAAGTTTTTCAGAAAAGTGAAATCTCGATCGATCATCCTTGGTTTAATTCTGGAGAGCCGCCCGTAATTTTAGGAATTGGGCGATTGGTCAGCCAGAAAGATTTCCCCACCCTGATTACAGCATTTGCGAAAGTGCGAGAAAACCGTCCGGCTCGATTGATGATTTTGGGAGAGGGAGACGATCGAGCCGCCCTAGAAGCCCTGATTCAGAAATTTGGACTCGAATCGGATGTAGCACTGCCCGGATTTACTGAGAATCCCTATGCTTATTTATCTAAAGCATCGTTATTTGCGCTATCCTCTCGATTTGAAGGATTCGGAAACGTGGTTGCGGAAGCACTCGCCTGTGGTGCCCCTGTTGTTTCTACGGATTGTCCTAGCGGACCTGCCGAAATTCTCGATCACGGAAAATACGGTAGGCTAATTCCAGTTGCAGATCCCGCAACGATGGCGATCGCCATTTTAGAAATGCTTGATTCACCTGTCGATCGTGCTGCGCTCAAACGTCGTTCTCTTGAATTCGAGCGCGATCGCATCGTTGACCAATACGTTGATCTCATCGAACGCTTACTTGTCGAACGCTGA
- a CDS encoding DUF2949 domain-containing protein: MLAATHSKFIRFLQEELSLSTSSIALALRYREQNPGPLPMILWQYGLVTIDQLDRIYSWLESSDR; this comes from the coding sequence ATGCTCGCTGCTACCCATTCAAAGTTTATTCGCTTCCTTCAAGAAGAACTCTCGCTTTCGACATCCTCGATCGCGCTTGCTCTGCGCTACCGTGAACAGAATCCAGGACCCTTGCCAATGATTCTTTGGCAGTATGGACTGGTTACTATTGATCAGCTTGACAGAATCTATAGTTGGCTTGAATCATCCGATAGGTAG
- a CDS encoding pentapeptide repeat-containing protein — MGEIERCYQVLGLESGATLEEVNQAYKDLVFIWHPDRVPKDNPRLVQKAEAKIKELNHARDILRSHFKNGTAAKPAAAQPKPSSQTYYQSYYYRPPTSSPNGRQASNGHSSNGHSSNGHSTNGHSNNGHSNGHSTNGHSDRTRPNYQTYQPYPRPNYSQQSNGQNRSADNNHKSEPNPKAEPPKSTDNTQNYYRQSHYRAEYHHPPKSPARPQMPDMTGKDLSGQNLKEKDLSGYNLSRANLSRADLSDTFMHKANLEGAKLERANLFRANLLEANLCGADLREANLIGADLSGADLRGADLRGAKVGFDDRVMVKLTGANLQGAIMPNGKVHGMPAS; from the coding sequence ATGGGCGAGATTGAGCGCTGCTATCAAGTACTAGGACTAGAGTCTGGGGCAACACTCGAAGAGGTGAACCAGGCGTATAAAGACCTTGTGTTTATTTGGCATCCCGATCGTGTGCCTAAAGACAACCCGCGCTTGGTGCAAAAAGCCGAGGCGAAAATCAAGGAACTGAATCACGCACGGGATATTTTACGATCGCATTTCAAAAACGGCACAGCGGCGAAACCTGCTGCGGCTCAACCGAAACCTTCCTCGCAAACTTACTATCAGTCCTACTATTACCGTCCCCCGACTTCATCCCCGAACGGACGGCAAGCTTCTAATGGACATTCGTCGAATGGTCATTCTAGTAACGGTCACTCGACGAACGGTCATTCTAATAATGGGCACTCGAATGGTCATTCAACAAACGGACATTCTGATCGGACTCGACCGAACTATCAAACGTATCAGCCTTATCCCCGTCCGAACTATTCACAGCAGTCGAACGGGCAGAATCGGTCGGCAGACAACAATCACAAATCAGAGCCGAATCCCAAAGCCGAGCCACCGAAATCGACTGACAACACTCAAAATTACTATCGTCAGTCACACTACCGGGCGGAATACCATCATCCACCGAAATCCCCTGCCCGTCCTCAAATGCCGGACATGACCGGAAAAGATTTGAGCGGACAGAACTTAAAAGAAAAAGATCTTTCTGGGTATAACTTGAGTCGAGCGAATCTGTCTCGTGCGGATTTGAGCGATACATTTATGCACAAGGCAAATCTTGAAGGCGCGAAACTAGAGAGAGCAAATCTGTTTCGGGCGAATTTGCTAGAGGCAAATTTGTGTGGGGCTGATTTGCGAGAGGCGAATTTGATCGGGGCGGATTTGAGTGGAGCCGATTTACGGGGGGCGGATTTACGGGGGGCGAAAGTGGGATTTGACGATCGAGTGATGGTCAAACTCACCGGAGCCAATCTCCAAGGTGCAATCATGCCGAATGGCAAGGTTCACGGTATGCCCGCCTCTTAG
- the nblR gene encoding response regulator transcription factor NblR, which yields MSIADATPCVLIVETDQSLAHHVSLDLQESGYDTIVVHDARAGLRQAIEKHPSLIVVDRLLDGDSGLTFCHDLRTTGARTPVLLLMARDTVDDRVACIEAGADDYFLKPYRSEEFLRLVRMYLKPDIPSSEQLRFGDLVLDLSTRQALRNGRAIDLTMKEFELLKYLMEHPREVLTREQILENVWGYDFVGESNVIEVYIRYLRLKIEDEGEKRLIQTVRGVGYVLRES from the coding sequence GCCGATGCCACTCCGTGCGTTCTAATCGTTGAAACCGATCAATCTCTTGCTCATCATGTCAGTCTGGATTTACAAGAATCAGGCTATGACACGATCGTGGTTCATGATGCGCGTGCTGGACTCAGACAAGCGATCGAGAAACATCCCTCGCTGATTGTGGTCGATCGCTTACTCGATGGCGATTCTGGCTTGACGTTTTGCCACGATTTACGAACGACAGGCGCTCGGACTCCGGTATTGCTCTTAATGGCGCGGGATACCGTTGACGATCGTGTCGCTTGCATTGAAGCGGGAGCAGATGATTATTTTCTCAAACCTTATCGCTCTGAGGAATTCTTGAGACTGGTGCGGATGTATTTGAAGCCAGATATACCCAGCAGTGAGCAACTCCGGTTTGGGGATTTAGTTTTAGATCTATCGACTCGTCAGGCATTGCGAAATGGAAGAGCGATCGATTTAACGATGAAAGAATTCGAGTTGCTTAAATATTTGATGGAACATCCTCGCGAAGTTCTGACACGAGAACAGATTCTAGAAAATGTTTGGGGTTACGATTTTGTAGGCGAATCGAATGTGATCGAAGTTTACATTCGATATTTGCGTTTGAAGATTGAAGATGAAGGCGAAAAACGTCTGATTCAAACCGTTCGTGGCGTTGGTTATGTTTTGAGAGAGTCATGA
- a CDS encoding glycosyltransferase family 4 protein: MRILHVLNHVQDIGNGIVNAAIDLACYQAQAGFEVAIASSGGEYESLMKQYEIRHFTIANPRSPFEVLNITQKFRDITQVFSPDVVHTHMVTGVILAKLLRGNASYVLVSTVHNEWQSHAVLMGIADRVIAVSRSVARSMQHRGIPVRKLHVVANGTIGTPRHPSLDHVKPLPLQHPAITTVAGLYHRKGIYDLIEAFVQVADEHPTAHLYLVGNGPHRAAFERQAKDSPHRSRIHFEGFQTEPQRYLMSTDVFVLASRQEPFGLALSEAREAGCAIVASDVDGIPEVLDGGQAGQLVPVGDVKALSRALSMLLKCREDLEAWKIRARTNIDWLRVERVHQETLGVYQAAIAEMNRTVCA; encoded by the coding sequence ATGCGAATTCTCCACGTCCTTAACCACGTTCAAGATATCGGAAATGGAATTGTCAACGCCGCGATCGATCTCGCTTGCTATCAAGCACAGGCTGGGTTCGAGGTTGCGATCGCGTCCAGCGGCGGTGAGTATGAATCTTTGATGAAGCAATATGAGATCCGGCATTTTACGATCGCAAATCCACGATCGCCGTTTGAAGTGCTAAATATTACTCAGAAATTTAGAGACATTACGCAAGTATTTTCACCGGATGTTGTCCATACGCACATGGTGACAGGTGTCATTCTTGCCAAGCTACTACGCGGAAATGCAAGCTATGTCTTGGTTTCAACCGTTCACAACGAGTGGCAATCTCACGCGGTTTTGATGGGAATCGCTGATAGGGTCATCGCCGTTAGTCGCTCTGTTGCGCGATCGATGCAACATCGCGGTATTCCTGTACGGAAACTGCACGTCGTCGCTAACGGCACGATCGGAACCCCTAGACACCCATCGCTTGATCACGTCAAACCTTTGCCACTCCAGCATCCTGCCATTACAACCGTAGCCGGACTGTATCACCGCAAAGGAATATATGACTTAATTGAAGCCTTTGTGCAGGTAGCTGACGAACATCCAACTGCCCATCTATATTTGGTAGGAAACGGTCCTCATCGAGCAGCGTTTGAGCGGCAAGCCAAAGACAGCCCTCATCGATCGCGGATTCATTTTGAGGGATTTCAAACTGAACCGCAACGCTATCTCATGTCAACGGACGTATTTGTCCTCGCCTCGCGTCAAGAGCCGTTTGGACTGGCGCTCTCTGAGGCACGGGAAGCTGGATGTGCGATCGTTGCCAGCGACGTAGACGGTATCCCGGAAGTCCTCGATGGAGGACAGGCAGGGCAACTCGTTCCCGTCGGAGATGTAAAGGCGCTTTCAAGAGCGCTTTCGATGCTCTTGAAATGTCGGGAAGACCTGGAAGCCTGGAAAATTCGCGCCCGGACTAATATAGACTGGCTGCGAGTCGAACGAGTGCATCAGGAAACGCTAGGGGTGTATCAGGCTGCGATCGCAGAAATGAATCGGACTGTTTGTGCTTAG